In Deltaproteobacteria bacterium, a single genomic region encodes these proteins:
- a CDS encoding CDP-diacylglycerol--glycerol-3-phosphate 3-phosphatidyltransferase: MPIICWLIYPGIETRETCFWAGLLYGLGMILDVVDGAIARRTNTVTMLGQFLDPLADKLFVLVTLIALMQLPDERIPGWVIMVILTREFAVTGLRTIAAAEGIIIAADAGGKLKTLFTSLGTCALIMHYNWYIDFYFFSGTISCHQVGMILTYISLVLAITSGISYARGFAAATAARKAAA; the protein is encoded by the coding sequence TTGCCAATTATTTGTTGGCTGATTTATCCAGGCATCGAAACCCGTGAGACCTGCTTTTGGGCCGGACTGCTCTATGGATTGGGTATGATTCTCGATGTTGTAGACGGAGCCATTGCCCGGCGAACCAACACCGTTACCATGCTGGGTCAGTTCCTAGACCCTCTTGCAGATAAACTTTTCGTATTGGTTACACTGATTGCTTTGATGCAACTTCCAGATGAGCGGATACCCGGTTGGGTCATCATGGTTATCCTCACGCGGGAATTCGCGGTCACTGGTTTGCGCACCATTGCCGCCGCTGAAGGCATCATTATTGCCGCCGATGCGGGTGGAAAACTCAAAACGCTTTTCACTTCTCTTGGTACCTGCGCACTGATTATGCACTACAACTGGTACATCGACTTCTATTTCTTCTCTGGCACCATCAGCTGTCACCAAGTTGGAATGATACTTACCTATATCTCGCTTGTTCTCGCCATCACGTCAGGCATCAGCTACGCACGTGGTTTTGCCGCCGCGACTGCAGCGCGAAAAGCCGCCGCATAA